One genomic segment of Paenibacillus durus includes these proteins:
- a CDS encoding FAD-dependent oxidoreductase gives MKVAVIGCTHAGTAAIVNTAQLYPEAEITVYERNDNISFLSCGIALYVGGVVKDPQGLFYSSPEKLAELGVKTNMRHEVVSVNTKNKTLRARDLSTGKEFDDTYDKLIVTTGSWPIMPKLEGIELDNIVLSKNFQHSNTIIEKAQHAKQIAVVGAGYIGVELVEAFQLNGKKVTLIDAETRILSKYLDAEFTNPIEQSLKDHGIELALGEKVSSFKGENGKVTTIVTDKGEYKADLVILCIGFRPNTELLKGQVDMLGNGAIIVNEYMRTSAPDVFAAGDSCAIHYNPTGKKAYIPLATNAVRMGTLVARNLVNNTIPYMGTQGTSGIKIYEDNIAGTGLTEAAAKNEGIDAEAVMITDNYRPEFMPSFEEVQLKVVFERCTRRILGAQIMSKADLTQSINTISVCIQNGMTVDQLAFIDFFFQPHYNKPWNFLNTVGLQALPKTVDSRQPVRV, from the coding sequence ATGAAAGTAGCTGTTATTGGGTGTACCCACGCAGGAACCGCCGCTATTGTCAATACCGCCCAGCTGTACCCGGAAGCCGAAATTACCGTGTATGAGCGAAATGACAACATTTCGTTCTTGTCCTGTGGCATTGCGCTTTATGTCGGAGGCGTTGTGAAGGACCCGCAGGGGTTGTTCTATTCGTCCCCGGAGAAGCTGGCCGAGCTTGGAGTCAAGACCAATATGCGCCATGAGGTTGTCTCCGTTAATACGAAGAACAAAACGCTGCGCGCCCGCGACCTAAGCACAGGCAAGGAATTCGACGACACCTACGACAAGCTGATTGTAACGACAGGGTCTTGGCCCATTATGCCGAAGCTTGAGGGAATTGAACTTGATAACATTGTGCTTTCGAAAAACTTCCAACATTCCAATACGATTATCGAAAAAGCTCAGCACGCCAAGCAGATCGCAGTTGTTGGAGCAGGCTACATCGGCGTCGAACTGGTCGAGGCATTCCAGCTTAACGGTAAAAAGGTTACATTGATCGACGCCGAGACGCGCATTCTCAGCAAATATCTCGACGCCGAATTTACGAATCCGATTGAACAGTCTCTAAAGGATCACGGCATTGAACTGGCGCTGGGCGAAAAGGTCAGCTCCTTCAAAGGCGAGAACGGTAAAGTCACGACAATCGTTACGGATAAAGGCGAATACAAAGCCGATCTGGTCATCCTCTGCATCGGTTTCCGTCCGAACACGGAACTGCTGAAGGGGCAGGTCGATATGCTCGGCAACGGAGCGATTATCGTGAACGAGTATATGCGCACCAGCGCGCCAGATGTGTTTGCAGCAGGAGACAGCTGCGCCATTCACTACAATCCTACCGGTAAAAAAGCCTATATCCCGCTGGCGACCAACGCCGTACGGATGGGTACGCTAGTTGCACGAAATCTGGTGAACAACACGATTCCATATATGGGCACCCAGGGTACTTCGGGCATCAAAATTTATGAGGATAACATAGCCGGAACCGGCTTGACCGAAGCCGCCGCGAAAAACGAGGGAATCGACGCCGAAGCGGTGATGATTACGGACAATTACCGTCCGGAATTCATGCCTTCCTTCGAAGAGGTTCAGCTCAAGGTAGTCTTTGAACGCTGCACGCGCCGTATTCTGGGAGCACAGATCATGTCTAAGGCGGATCTGACCCAGTCGATCAATACGATTTCGGTCTGCATTCAGAACGGCATGACGGTCGACCAGCTTGCCTTCATCGATTTCTTCTTCCAGCCGCATTACAACAAGCCGTGGAACTTCCTGAACACCGTCGGCCTTCAGGCGCTGCCGAAGACTGTAGACAGCAGACAGCCGGTCAGAGTATAA
- a CDS encoding DEAD/DEAH box helicase, with the protein MKLPGFKELGVSEALTALLKGNGIAQPTPVQAEAIPPLVQGLDVIARAKTGTGKTLAFLLPILDKIRPDRPFPQALIMAPTRELALQITEEARKLTSQSDIKILAVYGGQDVEKQLRKLEGGRHLIIGTPGRLLDHMRRETLALGGVNMLVLDEADQMLHMGFLDEVESIITAIPSRRQTMLFSATMPDPIKQLAASYMKQPLDIVIKSGSPIPLDNIRQQVVECTDRAKEEALKALIERDRPYLAIIFCRTKRRVSKLSDALREAGYDCDELHGDLSQNKREAVMKTFREAKLQLLVATDVAARGLDVEGVTHVFNYDMPLDVDSYIHRIGRTGRAGGKGLAITFASPRDRAGLEMIERGISQRLERRRYEQGEFVTGTGGGARAGGTREAARTGRGPGPGGARTSGRGKDAGGRSRDAERGRRSRQDGAAPDKRAAHGGRGPSQGKPSSGGGPSQGRPPSGGGQTRSGSRHGGAGTAASGHGGRGGSGRSGRSGEAGRKGGRRGR; encoded by the coding sequence ATGAAATTGCCGGGCTTTAAAGAATTGGGAGTTTCGGAGGCGCTGACTGCGCTTCTTAAGGGGAATGGCATTGCACAGCCTACCCCGGTACAGGCGGAGGCGATTCCGCCGCTTGTGCAGGGTCTGGATGTCATCGCAAGAGCAAAGACGGGCACGGGCAAGACGCTGGCTTTTCTGCTGCCGATACTGGATAAAATCAGACCGGACCGTCCTTTTCCGCAGGCGCTGATCATGGCGCCCACAAGGGAGCTGGCGCTCCAGATCACGGAGGAAGCACGGAAGCTTACGAGCCAGAGCGATATCAAGATCCTGGCGGTATACGGCGGACAGGACGTGGAGAAGCAGCTGCGCAAGCTGGAAGGCGGCAGGCATCTCATTATCGGCACGCCGGGCAGGCTGCTGGACCATATGCGCCGCGAGACACTGGCTTTGGGCGGAGTAAATATGCTGGTGCTCGACGAAGCGGATCAGATGCTGCATATGGGCTTTCTGGACGAAGTGGAGAGTATTATTACGGCGATCCCATCGCGGCGGCAGACGATGCTGTTCTCGGCGACTATGCCGGACCCGATCAAGCAGCTTGCGGCCAGCTATATGAAACAGCCGCTCGACATTGTGATCAAGAGCGGTTCGCCGATTCCGCTGGACAATATCCGCCAGCAGGTCGTCGAATGTACCGACCGCGCCAAGGAAGAGGCGCTTAAGGCGCTGATCGAACGGGACCGGCCGTATTTGGCCATTATTTTCTGCCGGACGAAGCGCCGGGTGTCGAAGCTGAGCGACGCTCTGCGGGAAGCGGGCTACGACTGCGACGAGCTTCACGGCGACCTGTCGCAGAACAAGCGCGAGGCGGTCATGAAGACGTTCCGGGAGGCGAAGCTTCAGCTTCTCGTCGCTACGGATGTTGCCGCACGCGGCCTTGACGTGGAAGGGGTAACCCATGTCTTCAACTACGATATGCCGCTGGACGTGGACAGCTACATTCACCGCATCGGCCGGACAGGCCGGGCAGGAGGCAAAGGGCTTGCGATCACCTTCGCCTCGCCGCGTGACCGCGCCGGGCTGGAGATGATCGAGCGCGGCATTTCGCAGCGGCTGGAACGCCGCCGCTATGAGCAGGGCGAATTCGTCACGGGCACGGGCGGCGGCGCCCGCGCGGGCGGGACTCGCGAGGCCGCGCGGACCGGGCGCGGGCCGGGACCAGGCGGCGCGCGGACGAGCGGCCGCGGCAAGGATGCGGGCGGCCGGAGCCGGGACGCCGAGCGGGGACGGCGGAGCCGCCAGGATGGCGCGGCTCCGGATAAACGCGCCGCGCACGGCGGCCGTGGGCCGTCGCAGGGCAAGCCGTCCTCTGGCGGCGGACCATCGCAGGGCAGACCGCCCTCTGGCGGCGGACAGACCCGCAGCGGCAGCAGGCACGGCGGAGCCGGCACAGCCGCCTCCGGTCATGGCGGCCGGGGCGGCAGCGGACGGAGCGGGCGAAGCGGCGAGGCGGGCCGTAAAGGCGGCAGACGGGGCAGATAA
- a CDS encoding phasin family protein, whose protein sequence is MSDLLKKAISLGVGITVVSKEKVEKVVDELVKRGEVAPSESKALVDRLIERGEEERSVFKSAIQEQVQRVLKDLNVPAKSDISALEERIAVLEQRLAELEGLSREGTQPVEEIAPDTHTD, encoded by the coding sequence ATGAGCGATTTATTAAAAAAAGCGATCTCTTTAGGAGTGGGAATCACCGTTGTCAGTAAGGAAAAGGTGGAGAAGGTCGTTGATGAGCTGGTCAAGCGGGGCGAAGTCGCTCCCTCGGAATCCAAGGCGCTGGTCGACCGGCTGATCGAGCGGGGCGAGGAAGAACGGAGCGTGTTTAAATCGGCGATTCAGGAGCAGGTGCAGCGCGTGCTTAAAGACTTGAACGTTCCGGCAAAAAGCGACATCTCCGCTTTGGAGGAACGGATAGCCGTTCTGGAGCAGCGTTTGGCTGAACTGGAAGGCTTATCCCGAGAAGGAACGCAGCCGGTGGAAGAAATCGCACCGGATACGCATACAGATTAA
- a CDS encoding formate--tetrahydrofolate ligase, with protein MKLITEVAAETGIHEEHLELYGKYKAKLAPSLWDEIKGRPDGKLVLVTAINPTPAGEGKTLTTIGLAQAMNRAGVKTVAALREPSLGPCLGMKGGATGSGKAQIIPADEINLHFTGDIHAVTSAHNLLSAMIDNHIFQGNELGLDPQKIVWKRVMDMNDRSLRSIVTGLGDGNGTVRESGFLITTASEIMAVLCLCNNLADLRERLGRMLIGYDREGKPVTAGSLKAVDAMTALLKEAIKPNLVQTLEGTPVIVHGGPFANIAHGCSSVIGTRYALKLSEVVVTEAGFGADLGAEKFMDIKCRQAGLKPSAAVLVVTVKSLKYNGGVPKSELYAGNRAALIAGLSNMQRHIKNLRKFGVPVLVALNHFEGDSQAEIQEVLAACRRLNVPAAISKAWAEGGAGGLELATALKKLLSGSDTSAYAPLYKDNLDIPSKIGKIVKEIYHGADVAFSPAAKRSLALIERLGLSHLQVCMAKTPYSFSDQPRLLGAPEGFTVQVRDITLSLGAGFAVVITGSIVTMPGLPAKPAAEGLQIDREGTLIGLL; from the coding sequence ATGAAGTTAATTACGGAAGTTGCGGCAGAGACGGGAATTCATGAAGAACATTTGGAATTGTATGGCAAATATAAGGCCAAGCTGGCTCCATCCCTGTGGGATGAGATCAAGGGCCGTCCGGACGGCAAGCTGGTGCTGGTCACCGCAATCAACCCAACCCCTGCGGGGGAAGGCAAGACGCTGACGACGATCGGCCTGGCGCAGGCCATGAACAGAGCAGGAGTCAAGACAGTGGCTGCGCTGCGGGAACCGTCGCTTGGCCCTTGTCTTGGCATGAAAGGCGGAGCTACGGGCAGCGGAAAAGCGCAGATTATTCCGGCTGACGAGATCAATCTGCATTTTACGGGCGATATTCATGCAGTGACGTCGGCCCATAATTTGCTGTCGGCCATGATTGACAATCATATATTCCAGGGCAATGAGCTCGGGCTGGACCCGCAGAAGATCGTATGGAAACGGGTTATGGACATGAATGACCGCAGTCTGCGCAGCATCGTGACAGGGCTTGGCGACGGCAACGGGACGGTCCGGGAGAGCGGATTTCTGATCACCACCGCCTCCGAAATCATGGCCGTGCTGTGTCTGTGCAATAATCTGGCCGATTTGCGGGAGCGCCTTGGCCGGATGCTGATCGGCTATGATCGCGAAGGGAAGCCGGTAACGGCGGGCAGTCTGAAAGCGGTGGACGCCATGACCGCCCTGCTGAAAGAGGCGATTAAACCGAATCTGGTGCAGACGCTGGAGGGAACGCCGGTCATCGTGCACGGCGGACCGTTTGCCAATATCGCACATGGCTGCAGCAGTGTGATCGGCACCCGTTACGCGCTGAAGCTTAGCGAAGTTGTCGTGACGGAAGCAGGCTTCGGCGCCGATCTCGGAGCGGAGAAATTCATGGACATCAAATGCCGGCAGGCAGGCCTTAAGCCTTCCGCTGCCGTACTGGTCGTTACGGTGAAATCGCTGAAGTATAACGGCGGTGTCCCTAAGAGTGAGCTGTATGCCGGGAACCGGGCTGCGCTGATTGCCGGACTTTCCAATATGCAGCGGCATATCAAGAATTTGCGGAAATTCGGCGTCCCGGTGCTGGTGGCTCTCAATCATTTTGAAGGCGACAGCCAAGCGGAGATTCAGGAAGTGCTGGCGGCCTGCCGACGTCTGAATGTGCCTGCCGCGATTTCCAAGGCCTGGGCCGAGGGCGGCGCCGGAGGGCTGGAATTGGCCACCGCACTCAAGAAGCTGTTGTCCGGCTCGGATACTTCCGCTTATGCGCCGCTGTACAAAGACAATCTGGACATCCCGTCCAAGATCGGCAAAATCGTCAAAGAAATTTACCACGGCGCCGATGTCGCCTTCAGTCCGGCGGCCAAACGCAGTCTGGCGCTGATCGAAAGGCTGGGCTTAAGCCATCTGCAGGTATGCATGGCCAAGACCCCTTATTCCTTCTCCGACCAGCCGCGCCTGCTTGGAGCGCCCGAGGGCTTCACTGTTCAGGTTCGCGACATAACGCTCTCGCTGGGAGCGGGATTTGCCGTTGTGATTACCGGCAGCATTGTGACAATGCCGGGACTGCCGGCCAAGCCTGCCGCCGAGGGCCTGCAGATTGACAGGGAAGGAACACTGATCGGCCTTTTATAA
- a CDS encoding ABC1 kinase family protein has product MVRIRHAGRYRSIAMALMRHGFGFMVEELGLYRVLSLPRRLGTQEVQHPSRTLGERIRLVLEDLGPTFVKLGQVASTRSDLLPESIINELVKLQDHVPPFPVEIAMNILEQELDQPISEILNSFEETPLAAASIGQVHRGVLLSGQPVAIKIQRPGVMRMMSRDLEILRDLTALAERRLGWARQYSLSRMAEEFSRSLMNELDYSQEGRSAERIAQHLEDNKSVYIPAIYWDYTSSRVLTMEFVEGITLNRREALLSRGVNLKDTAERLVDIMLRQIFIDGFFHADPHPGNVMMTDGGKLALIDFGMVGRLSEETRDHLSSLIIALMRKNTEAMVRAILRLGVIPEDADQSALYEDMDRLREEYYGVPFSQVSIGKALNDLFAVARRHRLAIPPDLAMLGKTMLTLEGVVGNLDPSFSIIQMAEPFGRQLVKQRFSSSRLQRKLWGGVAELAESLVELPGQARKLSALISKGRLKVEVGVPELQSLLRKLDRIGNRLSFSIVLLAFSIIMVGLIIGSSLRREPSVLWNFPTVEIGSVVALFMFIWLLYSIFKSGRF; this is encoded by the coding sequence ATGGTCCGGATTAGACATGCCGGACGTTACCGTTCCATCGCCATGGCGCTGATGCGCCATGGCTTCGGCTTTATGGTGGAAGAACTGGGGCTGTACCGCGTGTTGTCGCTTCCGCGCCGTCTGGGAACGCAGGAAGTGCAGCACCCCAGCCGGACGCTGGGTGAGCGGATCAGGCTGGTGCTGGAAGATTTAGGGCCGACCTTTGTCAAGCTGGGCCAGGTTGCCAGCACGCGCTCGGACCTGCTTCCGGAATCGATCATTAATGAATTGGTAAAGCTCCAGGATCATGTGCCTCCTTTCCCGGTGGAAATAGCCATGAATATTCTGGAACAAGAGCTGGATCAGCCGATCAGCGAGATCTTGAATTCTTTTGAAGAGACGCCGCTCGCCGCTGCATCCATCGGGCAGGTCCATCGCGGCGTTCTGCTTAGCGGGCAGCCGGTGGCAATCAAAATTCAGCGGCCTGGCGTGATGCGCATGATGAGCCGCGATCTGGAAATTCTCCGCGATCTGACGGCGCTTGCCGAGAGGCGGCTCGGTTGGGCGAGGCAGTACAGTCTCTCCCGGATGGCGGAGGAGTTCTCCAGATCGCTGATGAACGAGCTGGACTACAGCCAGGAGGGCAGGAGCGCCGAGAGAATCGCGCAGCACCTTGAAGATAACAAATCGGTCTATATTCCGGCGATTTACTGGGACTATACTTCCTCTCGCGTGCTGACGATGGAGTTTGTCGAAGGGATTACACTGAATCGGCGCGAAGCGCTGCTGAGCAGGGGCGTCAACCTCAAGGATACCGCCGAGCGTCTGGTGGATATAATGCTGAGGCAGATTTTTATCGACGGCTTCTTTCATGCCGATCCCCATCCCGGCAACGTGATGATGACGGATGGCGGAAAGCTCGCGCTGATTGATTTCGGCATGGTCGGCAGGCTGAGCGAGGAGACAAGGGATCATTTGTCGAGCCTCATTATCGCCCTGATGCGCAAAAATACGGAAGCCATGGTACGGGCGATTTTGCGCCTTGGCGTCATTCCGGAGGATGCGGATCAGTCCGCGCTCTATGAGGATATGGACCGGCTGAGAGAGGAATACTATGGCGTCCCGTTCAGCCAGGTTAGCATCGGGAAGGCACTGAATGATTTGTTCGCCGTTGCCCGGCGCCATCGTCTGGCGATTCCGCCCGATCTGGCGATGCTGGGAAAGACGATGCTGACTCTGGAAGGGGTCGTGGGCAATTTGGACCCTTCCTTCAGCATCATTCAAATGGCGGAGCCTTTTGGCAGGCAGCTCGTGAAGCAGCGCTTCAGCAGCAGCCGGCTGCAGCGCAAGCTGTGGGGCGGAGTTGCGGAGCTTGCCGAAAGCCTCGTAGAGCTGCCTGGACAAGCCCGGAAGCTGTCTGCGCTGATCAGCAAGGGCAGGCTGAAAGTGGAGGTCGGCGTGCCCGAACTGCAAAGCCTGCTTCGCAAGCTGGACCGGATTGGCAACCGGCTCTCCTTCAGCATAGTGCTGCTTGCCTTCAGCATTATTATGGTCGGGCTGATTATCGGCTCCTCGCTGCGCCGGGAGCCGTCCGTGCTGTGGAATTTCCCCACCGTCGAAATCGGCTCGGTGGTTGCGCTGTTTATGTTTATCTGGCTGCTGTACTCGATTTTCAAATCGGGGCGGTTTTAG
- a CDS encoding ThuA domain-containing protein encodes MDKRKCLLIGEYTHPRFHPLQGVDKQISHILNDLMTVQCTENKKMLLSENLSGYDLCIAYNELWNESVSPQQTAGLLSYVAGGGGLIVLHTGVSLGNRNELAQLIGARFAGHPPYGPLEFRTREHDITEGVESFALEEEPYHYEFDPFTEKTVLLEFEAGGQWWPAGWCHSYGLGRVVYLMPGHHEPTFRHPAVHTLLLQAATWAARIPLRK; translated from the coding sequence ATGGATAAAAGAAAATGTCTGCTAATCGGCGAATACACACATCCGAGGTTCCATCCGCTTCAGGGTGTGGATAAGCAAATTAGCCATATATTAAACGATTTAATGACCGTCCAGTGTACGGAAAATAAAAAAATGCTGCTGAGCGAAAATTTGAGCGGCTACGATTTGTGCATCGCCTATAACGAGCTGTGGAATGAATCGGTCTCTCCGCAGCAGACGGCAGGACTGCTGAGCTATGTCGCCGGCGGCGGCGGACTCATCGTTCTGCATACTGGTGTGTCCCTTGGAAACCGGAATGAGCTTGCCCAATTGATCGGTGCCAGATTTGCCGGGCATCCACCTTACGGACCGCTCGAATTCCGCACGCGCGAGCATGACATAACGGAAGGGGTCGAGAGCTTTGCGCTGGAAGAAGAGCCGTACCACTACGAGTTCGACCCGTTCACGGAGAAGACGGTGCTGCTCGAATTCGAAGCGGGCGGACAGTGGTGGCCGGCAGGCTGGTGCCACAGTTATGGCCTTGGACGGGTTGTTTATCTGATGCCGGGACATCATGAGCCGACGTTCCGCCATCCGGCAGTACACACCCTGCTGCTGCAAGCCGCCACATGGGCGGCCCGAATCCCGCTCCGGAAGTAG
- a CDS encoding DUF3243 domain-containing protein, which yields MSEHNHVVSKDGGVAIGLVKETLNRIEPGQREEILSNFDAFRTYLSKRIQLARKIGFGEAQLAQAAEKVADYLAAYEEPRNSEEMLLLELWRVGSKEERSKLASMLVKLALSERV from the coding sequence ATGTCCGAGCATAACCATGTTGTAAGCAAAGACGGTGGCGTAGCAATCGGACTGGTGAAGGAAACACTCAATCGGATCGAACCCGGGCAAAGGGAAGAAATCTTGAGCAATTTCGACGCATTCCGTACTTACTTAAGCAAGCGGATTCAATTGGCTAGAAAAATCGGCTTCGGCGAGGCGCAGTTAGCTCAGGCGGCGGAGAAGGTGGCGGACTACCTGGCGGCCTATGAGGAACCGCGCAACAGTGAGGAAATGCTGCTTCTGGAGCTGTGGAGGGTCGGAAGCAAAGAGGAGCGCAGCAAGCTTGCCTCCATGCTGGTTAAGCTGGCGTTGTCCGAACGGGTCTAA
- a CDS encoding LLM class flavin-dependent oxidoreductase, whose amino-acid sequence MIKLSVLDQSPVSEGSTPAEALAQTAILAQEAEKLGYSRFWVAEHHFASGLAGSSPEVLVAHLAAVTSSIRIGSGGILLPHYSAYKVAENFRVLEALYPGRIDLGIGRAAGGGALAVRALQEYGKAAPDNFSMQVKDLIAYLHDGADVHHRFAGLQAMPTGSSAPEIWLLGSSKDSALLAAGLGTGFAFARFINAHDGEEAMASYRSRFCPSPLSLKPQGMFAVFAACAETTEEADRLASSMDLSAVLLDKTHVSAPTPSVEHALSYPYTPYEKHIVQENRRSLLVGSPEEIRDQLHDLCARSGCEEVMIGTVMHRFSDKLKSYRLIAEACGLTPRMSPS is encoded by the coding sequence ATGATTAAGCTCAGTGTGCTTGACCAGTCGCCAGTGTCGGAGGGCAGCACGCCGGCCGAGGCGCTTGCGCAGACCGCCATCCTGGCTCAGGAGGCCGAAAAGCTGGGCTATTCCCGCTTCTGGGTGGCCGAGCATCATTTTGCGTCCGGTCTTGCCGGGTCAAGCCCGGAGGTGCTCGTCGCGCATTTGGCTGCCGTTACCTCCTCGATCCGAATCGGCTCGGGCGGTATCCTCCTTCCTCACTATAGCGCATATAAGGTCGCGGAGAATTTTCGCGTGCTGGAGGCTCTATATCCCGGGCGGATTGACCTTGGGATCGGCCGGGCTGCCGGCGGAGGCGCTCTTGCCGTCCGGGCCTTGCAGGAATATGGAAAGGCGGCCCCGGACAATTTTTCCATGCAGGTCAAGGATCTGATAGCTTATCTGCATGACGGGGCAGATGTGCATCACCGGTTTGCGGGGCTGCAAGCGATGCCAACCGGCAGTTCAGCGCCGGAGATTTGGCTGCTCGGTTCAAGCAAGGACAGCGCATTATTGGCCGCCGGGCTTGGAACGGGATTTGCTTTTGCCCGCTTTATTAACGCTCATGATGGCGAGGAGGCGATGGCATCCTACCGCAGCCGTTTTTGCCCATCGCCATTGTCACTGAAGCCCCAGGGAATGTTCGCCGTGTTCGCGGCCTGCGCGGAGACAACGGAAGAGGCGGACCGGCTCGCCTCAAGTATGGACCTCTCGGCGGTTCTGCTGGACAAGACGCATGTGTCTGCGCCGACCCCCTCCGTGGAGCACGCGCTGTCCTATCCGTATACGCCTTACGAAAAGCATATCGTCCAGGAGAACCGCAGATCCCTGCTGGTCGGCTCCCCGGAAGAGATTAGAGATCAGCTGCATGACCTCTGCGCGCGGTCCGGCTGCGAGGAAGTGATGATCGGCACTGTGATGCACCGCTTTTCGGATAAGCTGAAGTCGTATCGGCTGATCGCAGAAGCCTGCGGGCTGACCCCGCGTATGTCTCCGTCCTGA
- a CDS encoding M15 family metallopeptidase, with amino-acid sequence MRKNLWIPLLFLAVIAVGWGIGKYTSPARSIGGGAASVNQPDLNGAAAQPPGESPAPSTSPEGQSGGGTQSAGESPAPSAQGGGEAQLAATEPDSIGVMVNKQYGLPDNYKPADLVYPNVPFIFKEKIEKRMMRKEAAHALEEMFAGAKRDGVYLAGVSAYRSEKTQQGLFNGYAERDGEEKASIYSAVPGHSEHQTGLAIDLSGTDGKCAAESCFAGTKEANWLAQHAPEYGYIIRYPKGKEAFTGYMYEPWHVRYVGKEAARAIAEQGISLEEYYSAVPVSK; translated from the coding sequence ATGCGCAAAAACTTATGGATTCCTCTCCTGTTCCTGGCCGTCATCGCCGTCGGCTGGGGAATAGGGAAATATACATCGCCGGCCCGATCTATTGGCGGAGGGGCCGCATCCGTTAATCAGCCGGACCTTAATGGTGCAGCGGCGCAGCCCCCGGGTGAATCCCCGGCTCCGTCCACTTCCCCGGAGGGGCAGAGCGGCGGAGGGACGCAGTCTGCTGGCGAATCGCCGGCTCCGTCGGCGCAGGGCGGCGGTGAGGCCCAGCTTGCGGCGACGGAGCCGGACAGCATCGGCGTCATGGTGAACAAGCAGTACGGGCTGCCCGATAACTACAAGCCGGCCGATCTGGTGTATCCAAATGTTCCGTTCATCTTCAAGGAAAAGATCGAAAAGCGGATGATGCGCAAGGAAGCGGCTCATGCGCTTGAGGAAATGTTCGCGGGCGCCAAGCGGGACGGCGTGTATTTGGCGGGGGTTTCCGCCTATCGCTCCGAGAAGACGCAGCAGGGCCTGTTCAACGGCTATGCGGAGCGGGACGGAGAGGAAAAAGCGAGCATTTACAGCGCCGTTCCCGGACACAGCGAGCATCAGACGGGCCTGGCGATCGATCTTTCCGGCACTGACGGCAAATGCGCGGCGGAGAGCTGTTTTGCCGGGACGAAGGAAGCGAACTGGCTGGCGCAGCATGCGCCGGAGTATGGCTACATCATCCGTTATCCTAAAGGCAAGGAAGCCTTCACGGGTTATATGTACGAGCCTTGGCATGTACGGTACGTAGGTAAGGAAGCCGCCCGTGCCATCGCTGAACAAGGCATTTCTCTGGAGGAATATTACAGCGCTGTGCCAGTATCCAAATAA
- a CDS encoding formate/nitrite transporter family protein, translating into MAYNKPQQIAEVTVENGIKKAHNPLATVLILGFLGGAFIALGYLLDIRVIASAPKEWGSIASFIGASVFPVGLILVLLAGGELLTGNMMAVPLAMFSKKISFGETIKNLILITLSNLAGALFVAYFFGHVVGLTADGVYLDKLVDLAEHKLDATFLQAFISGIGCNWLVALAVWLSYGADNFSGKIIGIWFPTMAFVAIGFQHVVANMFLIPAAIFEGHFSWGQYIGNFVPVWLGNLTGGALFVAGAYWNAYLRKSPAAVQSLDNVASAGVKKHA; encoded by the coding sequence ATGGCTTATAACAAACCGCAGCAAATAGCCGAAGTTACGGTGGAGAACGGCATAAAGAAGGCTCATAACCCTCTGGCCACCGTGCTTATCCTCGGTTTTTTGGGAGGAGCGTTCATCGCTCTAGGGTATTTGCTTGATATTCGCGTCATTGCCAGCGCGCCGAAGGAATGGGGGTCCATCGCCAGCTTTATCGGGGCGTCAGTGTTCCCGGTCGGACTCATTCTCGTACTTCTCGCAGGGGGCGAACTGCTGACCGGCAATATGATGGCTGTGCCGCTCGCAATGTTTTCCAAGAAGATTTCGTTCGGAGAGACGATTAAGAATCTGATTCTGATTACGCTGAGCAATTTGGCGGGAGCACTGTTTGTGGCTTATTTCTTCGGCCATGTCGTCGGTTTGACCGCCGATGGCGTCTACCTCGATAAGCTGGTTGATCTGGCGGAACACAAACTGGACGCTACATTCCTCCAGGCTTTCATCTCGGGTATCGGTTGTAACTGGCTCGTCGCGCTGGCTGTCTGGCTGTCCTACGGTGCCGACAATTTCAGCGGCAAAATTATCGGTATCTGGTTCCCGACCATGGCTTTCGTTGCCATCGGATTCCAGCACGTTGTCGCTAATATGTTCCTTATTCCAGCAGCCATTTTCGAAGGCCATTTCTCTTGGGGACAGTACATCGGCAATTTCGTGCCGGTCTGGCTGGGCAACCTGACAGGCGGAGCCCTCTTTGTAGCAGGCGCTTATTGGAATGCCTACCTGCGCAAATCCCCTGCAGCGGTTCAATCGCTTGACAATGTAGCGTCCGCAGGTGTGAAGAAACACGCATAA